The Streptomyces sp. NBC_00459 DNA segment TCCGGCCGAGCCGCACGTCGGCGACGAGGCCGAGACGCCGCGCGACGAACCGCGCCGCACGATAGAGGAGGTGGATCTCCCGGGCGCGGACGGCTCGTCCGTCGCCGTCGAGGAACCTCCCGTCCCGGTCATCGAGGTGCCGGAGCCCACCGCCGGGCGGCTGGTCCGGCTGCGTGCCAGGCTCTCCCGGTCGCAGAACGCGCTCGGCAAGGGGCTGCTCACGCTCCTCGCGCGCGAGCACCTCGACGACGACACCTGGGAGGAGGTGGAGGACACCCTCCTCACCGCCGACGTAGGCGTCCAGCCCACCCAGGATCTGGTCGCGCGGCTGCGCGAGCGCGTGAAGGTGCTCGGCACCCGCACTCCCGCCGACCTGCGAGGGCTGCTGCGCGAGGAGCTGCTCCAGATCCTCGAACCCGGGTTCGACCGGACCGTGAAGACCGACTCGAACCTCGACACCCCGGGCATCGTGATGGTCGTCGGCGTCAACGGCACCGGCAAGACCACGACCACCGGCAAGCTCGCTCGGGTGCTCGTCGCCGACGGGAAGAACGTCGTTCTCGGTGCCGCGGACACCTTCCGGGCCGCCGCCGCGGACCAGCTCCAGACCTGGGGCGACCGTGTCGGAGCCCGTACCGTGCGCGGTCCCGAGGGCGGTGACCCCGCGTCGATCGCCTTCGACGCCGTCAAGGAGGGCATCGAGGCCGGTGCCGACGTCGTACTGATCGACACGGCCGGGCGGCTGCACACCAAGACCGGGCTCATGGACGAGCTCGGCAAGGTCAAGCGCGTCGTCGAGAAGCACGCCCCGCTGGACGAGGTGCTGCTCGTGCTGGACGCCACGACCGGGCAGAACGGGCTCGTCCAGGCCCGCGTCTTCGCCGAGGTCGTCGAGATCACCGGCATCGTGCTCACCAAGCTCGACGGCACCGCCAAGGGCGGCATCGTCATCGCCGTACAGCGTGAGCTGGGTGTGCCGGTGAAGCTGATCGGGCTCGGCGAGGGGGCCGACGATCTGGCTCCGTTCGACCCGGAGGCGTTCGTTGACGCTCTTATCGGAGAGTGATCACCACCCTGGTCACTGCCTCCGGAAAACCGTAGGTCCACGAAGAGACGCCCGTCCCCAAGGTGCAGTTGGGGACGGGCGTCCTGCTGTGCGGCCCTGCGTCGTGGCCTGGGCGCTACGCCCGCGACCGGTGCGCCACGTAGGCCAGCGTCCCCAGCAGCAGCCTGGCCGCCGGGGGTTTGGTCGCCGTGTCCAGGGCGGGTGGGCGGAGCCAGGTGACCGGGCCGAGACCGCCCCGGTCGGAGGGGGGTGCCGTGAGATACGTACCGGTGCCCAGGCCGTGCAGGTCGAGGGCCGCGTCGTCCCAGCCCATGCGGTAGAGGAGCTCGGGGAGTTCGGCGGCGGCACCGGGGGCGACGAAGAAGTGGGCGCGGCCCTCGGGGGCGGCGCTGACCGGGCCGAGGGGGAGGCCCATGCGTTCCAGCCGGACCAGGGCGTGGCGGCCGGCCGGCTCGGCGACCTCGATCACGTCGAAGGCGCGGCCCACGGGGAGCATGACCGCGGCGCCGGGGAACTGGCCCCAGATGTCGGTGACTTCGTCGAGTGTGGCGCCGGCCGCGACCCGGGGTGCGAAGCTCAGGGGGTGGGCGCCAGGTGCGGGGCAGTCGGTCAGGCCGCAGGAGCAGGCGCCGCCCGCCGCGCGGGCACCGGCGACCACGTCCCAGCCCCAGAGGCCGGTGTACTCGGCCACGGCGGTGCACTCGGACGACCGGCCGCGGCGACGCGTGCCGGGTCGGATCTCGCGGATACCCCGGCTGCTGCCGATCGTGAAGCCCATGCCCCCTCCAACGGGTCCGACGCACCGATGGTTACGAGCTGCGACCAGAACGTAACCCTGCGTTTCCGACTGCCCGTCACCCCTGGCCGCCCTCACCCGATCCGGTCGGCGCCCAGAAGTGCCTCGGGTAGTGCGCTCGGCGGCGTGCGCCCTCGCGTGCATCGCTCCGCCCACTCCCGACCGTCCACTGTCAAGTGAATCCTGTGCAGCCGCCCGTGAGTTCATTCGAAGGGGTGGCGAATGGTGGCGTTTCCTGGATCGCCATGGCCGGAGCCGTGATCGTAGGATTACTTTGAGTGCACGAGGCCTGGGGGCACATGCGCTTGTGGGTATGCCGGAGGCAAGTCGGCTTCCCGTTCGAAGGGTGAGAACTGTCGGACACGGAGCCTATTTACCGGCATTCTGATAGGGCTTGGCGCACTCGGCGACAAGTGGTCTCAGGGATGGGGGCGTTCCAGTGGGCGGCAACGGCGGAAGCGCGACGACACCGGCCAGCGCCGACAAGCGCCCGAATGAGCTGCTCGGCTCGTGGTTCGTGCGCAGCGGCTGGTCGAAGGGCGAGCTGGCGCGCCAAGTGAACCGCCGGGCACGCCAGTTGGGTGCCAACCACATCTCGACGGACACCTCGCGGGTCCGGCGCTGGCTCGACGGGGAGAACCCGCGCGAGCCGATCCCGCGCATCCTGTCCGAGCTGTTCTCCGAGCGGTTCGGCTGCGTCGTCTCCGTCGAGGATCTCGGACTGCGTGCCGCCCGCCAGTCACCGTCCGCGTCCGGCGTCGACCTGCCCTGGACGGCCCCTCAGACCGTGGCCCTGCTCAGCGAGTTCTCGCGCAGCGACCTGATGCTGGCGCGCCGCGGCTTCCTCGGGACCGCGCTGTCCCTCGCCGCGGGCCCCACCCTCATCGAACCCATGCAGCGCTGGCTCGTCCCGGTGCCTCCCGCCCCGCCCGAGGAGCCCGAGCACCCCTCCGCCGCGCGCCGGGCCGGCCGCCTCTCCAAGCCCGAGCTGGAGCTGCTGGAGTCCACCACCGCGATGTTCCGGCAGTGGGACGCGCAGTGCGGTGGCGGCCTGCGCCGCAAGGCGGTGGTCGGACAACTGCACGAGGTGACGGACCTCCTCCAGGAGCCCCAGCCCGAGTCCACCACCCGCAAGCTGTTCAAGGTCGCCGCCGAGCTGGCCGAACTCGCCGGCTGGATGTCGTACGACGTGGGGCTCCAGCCGACCGCGCAGAAGTACTTCGTCCTGGCCCTGCACGCGGCCAAGGAGGCCGGCGACAAGCCGCTCGGCTCGTACGTCCTGTCGTCCATGAGCCGCCAGATGATCCACCTCGGGCGACCGGACGACGCCCTCGAACTGATCCATCTCGCGCAGTACGGCAGCCGTGACTGCGCGAGCCCCCGCACCCAGGCCATGCTGTATGCGATGGAGGCGCGCGCGTACGCCAATATGGGGCAACCCGGAAAGTGCAAGCGGGCCGTGCGGATGGCCGAGGACACGTTCGCGGACGTACACGATTGGGACGAGCCCGATCCCGACTGGATCCGCTTCTTCTCCCAGGCCGAGCTGTACGGCGAGAACTCCCACTCGTTCCGCGACCTGGCCTATGTCGCCGGCCGCAGCCCCACCTACGCCTCCCTCGCCGAACCCCTGATGCGGAACGCCGTCGACCTGTTCGCGAAGGACACCGATCACCAGCGGTCGTACGCGCTGAACCTGATCGGCATGGCCACGGTCCACCTTCTCCAGCGGGAGCCCGAGCGGGCCGCGGTGCTGGCCATGGAAGCCATGGAAATCGGCAAGAAGGTGCGCTCCGAGCGCGTGAACACTCGTATCCGAAAGACCGTCGACACGGCCGTACGCGACTTCGGGGATCTCGCCGAGGTCGTCGACCTGACCGACCAGCTCGCGATCGATCTGCCCGAGACCGCCGAGGCGGTCTGAACCCCCGGAACCCCGGCCGCGGCAGGCCTTCCCGACAGCCCGACTCGGCTCCCCCGCCAGGTCATCGGAAGGCCGGCCGCGGTCGGCCCGCGGCCACGGACGAAGGTTGCGCCACGATAACGATCGGCGCGTCCAACATCCGGCAGTTCATCGATCCGTAACACGCGAGGCACCTTCGTCACTGCGGCGAAACATCGAGGGGCGTCGACCGAAACGGCGCTGCGTCAATGTCTGGCGCATAACCGGCCCACCCCTCAATCCGCTCAGGCTTCGCCCGCACGGGGCCGTACCAATGACGAGGAGACGCCGATGGCATCAGCCGCCATCACGCTAGCCGCAGAGGCTCCCAAACTCTCTGCCGCCAACACCGGGTTCATGCTGATCTGTTCGGCCCTGGTGTTGCTCATGACCCCCGGTCTTGCCTTCTTCTACGGAGGCATGGTCCGCGTCAAGAGCACCCTGAACATGTTGATGATGAGCTTTATCAGCATCGGCATCGTCACCATCCTGTGGGTGGTGTACGGCTTCTCGCTCGCCTTCGGCACCGACAAGGGCGGCTTGATCGGCTGGACCTCGGGTTGGGTCGGTCTCAGTGACATCGGCACGGCCGACCTGTGGGACGGCTACACCATCCCGATCCTGGCCTTCATGGTCTTCCAGATGATGTTCGCGGTCATCACGCCGGCCCTGATCAGCGGTGCCCTCGCGGACCGCGTCAAGTTCTCGGCGTGGGCGCTGTTCGTCGCCCTGTGGGCCACGATCGTGTACTTCCCCGTCGCCCACTGGGTCTGGGGCGCCGGCGGCTGGGCCTTCGAGCTGGGCGTCATCGACTTCGCCGGTGGTACGGCGGTCCACATCAACGCGGGTGCCGCGGCGCTCGGCGTGATCCTGGTCATCGGCAAGCGCGTCGGCTTCAAGAAGGACCCGATGCGCCCGCACAGCCTCCCGCTGGTCATGCTGGGCGCCGGTCTCCTCTGGTTCGGCTGGTTCGGCTTCAACGCCGGCTCGTGGCTGGGCAACGACGACGGCGTCGGCTCGCTGATGTTCGTCAACACGCAGGTCGCCACCGCCGCCGCCATGCTCGCCTGGCTCGCCTACGAGAAGATCCGTCACGGCGCGTTCACCACGCTGGGCGCCGCGTCCGGCGCGGTCGCGGGTCTGGTCGCCATCACCCCCTCGGGCGGTGCGGTCTCCCCGATCGGCGCGATCGCGGTCGGCGCCATCGCCGGTCTGCTCTGCGCCATGGCTGTCGGCCTCAAGTACAAGTTCGGTTACGACGACTCGCTCGACGTCGTCGGTGTCCACCTCGTCGGTGGTGTCGTCGGCTCCCTGCTCATCGGCCTCTTCGCCAGCGGCAAGGGCCAGTCGGAGGTCCAGGGCCTCTTCTACGGCGGCGGCCTCGACCAGTTCTGGAAGCAGTGCGCCGGCGTCTTCGCCGTCCTCGGCTACTCCCTGG contains these protein-coding regions:
- a CDS encoding ammonium transporter; protein product: MASAAITLAAEAPKLSAANTGFMLICSALVLLMTPGLAFFYGGMVRVKSTLNMLMMSFISIGIVTILWVVYGFSLAFGTDKGGLIGWTSGWVGLSDIGTADLWDGYTIPILAFMVFQMMFAVITPALISGALADRVKFSAWALFVALWATIVYFPVAHWVWGAGGWAFELGVIDFAGGTAVHINAGAAALGVILVIGKRVGFKKDPMRPHSLPLVMLGAGLLWFGWFGFNAGSWLGNDDGVGSLMFVNTQVATAAAMLAWLAYEKIRHGAFTTLGAASGAVAGLVAITPSGGAVSPIGAIAVGAIAGLLCAMAVGLKYKFGYDDSLDVVGVHLVGGVVGSLLIGLFASGKGQSEVQGLFYGGGLDQFWKQCAGVFAVLGYSLVASAVLAFLLDKTIGMRVSEDDEIAGIDQAEHAETAYDFSGAGGGAARTSVTAAVGGESKKVDA
- the nsdA gene encoding transcriptional repressor NsdA; the encoded protein is MGGNGGSATTPASADKRPNELLGSWFVRSGWSKGELARQVNRRARQLGANHISTDTSRVRRWLDGENPREPIPRILSELFSERFGCVVSVEDLGLRAARQSPSASGVDLPWTAPQTVALLSEFSRSDLMLARRGFLGTALSLAAGPTLIEPMQRWLVPVPPAPPEEPEHPSAARRAGRLSKPELELLESTTAMFRQWDAQCGGGLRRKAVVGQLHEVTDLLQEPQPESTTRKLFKVAAELAELAGWMSYDVGLQPTAQKYFVLALHAAKEAGDKPLGSYVLSSMSRQMIHLGRPDDALELIHLAQYGSRDCASPRTQAMLYAMEARAYANMGQPGKCKRAVRMAEDTFADVHDWDEPDPDWIRFFSQAELYGENSHSFRDLAYVAGRSPTYASLAEPLMRNAVDLFAKDTDHQRSYALNLIGMATVHLLQREPERAAVLAMEAMEIGKKVRSERVNTRIRKTVDTAVRDFGDLAEVVDLTDQLAIDLPETAEAV
- a CDS encoding bifunctional DNA primase/polymerase, which codes for MGFTIGSSRGIREIRPGTRRRGRSSECTAVAEYTGLWGWDVVAGARAAGGACSCGLTDCPAPGAHPLSFAPRVAAGATLDEVTDIWGQFPGAAVMLPVGRAFDVIEVAEPAGRHALVRLERMGLPLGPVSAAPEGRAHFFVAPGAAAELPELLYRMGWDDAALDLHGLGTGTYLTAPPSDRGGLGPVTWLRPPALDTATKPPAARLLLGTLAYVAHRSRA
- the ftsY gene encoding signal recognition particle-docking protein FtsY, giving the protein METIILAVVIAVVVLGVLGGLVVGSRRKKPLPPAPPTTPDLTAPPAEPHVGDEAETPRDEPRRTIEEVDLPGADGSSVAVEEPPVPVIEVPEPTAGRLVRLRARLSRSQNALGKGLLTLLAREHLDDDTWEEVEDTLLTADVGVQPTQDLVARLRERVKVLGTRTPADLRGLLREELLQILEPGFDRTVKTDSNLDTPGIVMVVGVNGTGKTTTTGKLARVLVADGKNVVLGAADTFRAAAADQLQTWGDRVGARTVRGPEGGDPASIAFDAVKEGIEAGADVVLIDTAGRLHTKTGLMDELGKVKRVVEKHAPLDEVLLVLDATTGQNGLVQARVFAEVVEITGIVLTKLDGTAKGGIVIAVQRELGVPVKLIGLGEGADDLAPFDPEAFVDALIGE